A region from the Benincasa hispida cultivar B227 chromosome 10, ASM972705v1, whole genome shotgun sequence genome encodes:
- the LOC120089527 gene encoding uncharacterized protein LOC120089527 has product MTSFSGLGIGLSLVFGCLLFALVAELYYLLWWKKRSFNSQVEDEFTNYAKEFFHLICWNWKRGSSSLQPNNFRENQRNLEVRTQESDIEIGCRKDLLLKSSGGEDGVELELMRLHNLAGPPRFLFTIKEETKEDLESEDRSRKGSRTRSLSDLILTVDTPFLTPLPSPPLKATSPLNPLSSFKHHGFNINPLFESSTDLDLNRLLSSPPPKFRFLREAEEKLYRRLMEEAQKKACNNGGSVQNYETKAISNPKAAVEEEEEDGFCCTKEREPENHHASQYSSSSSQVLPLASPFSEHI; this is encoded by the coding sequence ATGACTTCTTTTAGTGGATTGGGAATTGGGTTGAGTTTAGTTTTTGGTTGTCTTCTGTTTGCTCTTGTTGCTGAGCTTTACTATTTGCTTTGGTGGAAGAAAAGAAGCTTCAATTCACAAGTTGAAGATGAATTCACCAATTACGCTAAGGAGTTTTTTCATCTCATTTGTTGGAATTGGAAAAGGGGATCTTCTTCATTACAACCCAacaattttagagaaaatcAAAGGAATCTAGAAGTGAGAACTCAAGAATCTGACATTGAAATTGGTTGTAGGAAGGATTTGTTGTTGAAATCATCTGGAGGAGAAGATGGAGTTGAGTTAGAATTAATGAGACTGCATAATCTTGCAGGTCCACCTAGGTTTCTTTTCACCATTAAAGAAGAAACTAAAGAAGATTTAGAGTCTGAAGATAGAAGCAGAAAAGGATCAAGAACAAGAAGTTTAAGTGATCTTATTTTGACTGTTGACACTCCTTTTCTTACTCCTTTGCCTTCTCCTCCATTGAAGGCAACATCTCCATTAAATCCCTTGAGTTCTTTCAAGCACCATGGATTCAATATAAACCCTCTCTTTGAATCATCAACAGATTTGGATTTGAACAGACTCTTATCTTCACCTCCCCCAAAATTTAGGTTCTTAAGAGAGGCAGAAGAGAAACTGTATAGAAGATTAATGGAAGAAGCTCAAAAGAAGGCTTGTAATAATGGTGGGTCAGTTCAGAATTATGAAACAAAAGCCATTTCAAATCCCAAAGCAGctgttgaagaagaagaagaagatgggttTTGTTGTACAAAAGAGAGAGAGCCTGAAAATCATCATGCTTCACAGTATTCTTCAAGTTCTTCACAGGTTCTTCCTTTAGCTTCTCCTTTTTCAGAGCATATATAG
- the LOC120087836 gene encoding dof zinc finger protein DOF3.6-like: MAHSSLPIFLDPPNWHQSNQAATNDGNQDPRQLPAAFLPPPPPPPTAGHGGGGIRPNSMAYRARLAMIPLPEAALKCPRCDSTNTKFCYFNNYSLSQPRHFCKACRRYWTRGGALRNVPVGGGFRKNKKKKKSNRSKSPTASQSQMGNSRSIMSRNCNNNESNSTMRDFASHPSLQLPSLNIIPSLQQQFSRNFENNFPGIHINNSAAAATVREFDQWQQQQQPFMVAGLESPTTATTAAAYTQIEVNNNNNFGANSLQEAAGLVQYNNNCHQQLQNLTPFSRIPTKNEEQNQEQGILLSNFLRPHDQNSQFWGSEHQNSWTDHLSALSSSSSSHLL; the protein is encoded by the exons ATGGCTCACTCTTCTCTTCCAATCTTCTTAGATCCTCCAAATTGGCATCAA TCGAATCAGGCAGCAACAAATGATGGTAATCAAGACCCACGTCAGCTTCCGGCAGCATTTCTAccaccgccgccgccgccgcctaCGGCAGGTCATGGAGGAGGCGGAATCCGGCCAAATTCTATGGCCTATAGAGCACGGCTGGCGATGATTCCGCTGCCGGAGGCAGCACTAAAATGCCCTCGTTGTGATTCAACAAACACCAAATTTTGCTATTTCAACAATTACAGCCTTTCTCAGCCGCGCCACTTCTGTAAAGCTTGCCGCCGGTACTGGACCCGCGGCGGCGCTCTTAGAAATGTCCCCGTCGGCGGTGGGTTTCgtaaaaacaagaagaagaagaaatctaaCCGATCTAAGTCCCCCACTGCCTCTCAATCTCAAATGG gtaatTCAAGAtcaataatgtcaagaaattgCAACAACAATGAGAGCAATAGTACAATGAGGGATTTTGCATCACATCCTTCATTACAATTACCTTCATTAAACATCATTCCATCTCTTCAACAACAATTTTCTCGTAATTTCGAAAACAATTTCCCCGGAATTCACATCAATAATTCCGCCGCCGCCGCCACCGTCAGAGAATTTGACCAAtggcaacaacaacaacaaccattCATGGTGGCCGGACTAGAATCTCCGACGACCGCAACAACTGCCGCAGCATACACACAAATTGaagtcaacaacaacaacaactttgGTGCTAACTCATTACAAGAAGCAGCTGGTTTGGTACAATACAATAATAATTGTCATCAACAACTGCAGAATCTGACACCCTTTTCGAGAATTCCTAcgaaaaatgaagaacaaaaccAAGAACAAGGAATATTATTATCGAATTTCTTAAGACCACATGATCAAAACAGCCAGTTTTGGGGAAGTGAGCATCAAAATTCATGGACGGATCATTTGTCAGCTCTCAGTTCTTCTTCAAGCAGCCATCTTttgtaa
- the LOC120088320 gene encoding U-box domain-containing protein 13-like, translating into MEEDNNGGSFRSLIDLVNDVASISDYRYAVRKQYCNLARRLKLLIPLFEEMRDIKQPLPDDTVRALASLKEALESTKELLRQGSEGSKIYLALDREQILNQFHEVTARLEQALNEISHEDLDISDEVKEQVELVLSQFRRARGRNDTQDAEVYVNLNSLYNNNRDSADPSILKVLAEKLQLIVIADLTQESLALHEMVLASDGDPGGRFEKMSILLKKIKDFMLTENPEIGLSSKEQSHPRTGGQVSAGKKDIVSLHIPEDFRCPISLDLMKDPVIVSTGQTYERAFIEKWLADGHSTCPKTQQVLTSKILTPNYVLRSLIAQWCEVNGIEPPQRSSSSQPSKLTPAERSKYEALLHKLASGNIEDKRSAAGEIRLLAKRNANNRVAIAEAGAIPLLVDLLSTTDPLTQEHAVTALLNLSICDNNKRSIMSCRAVPAIVHVLKWGSMEARENAAATLFSLSVVDEYKIMIGASGAILPLIALLNEGTQRGKKDAATALFNLCFFQGNKIKAVRGGVVSILVQLLTESRIGMVDEALAILAILASNSEGRAAIGAAESVPILVNFIGTGSPRNRENAAAVLVHLCMGDKRHLVKAKELGVIGLLMDLAENGTDRGKRKATQLLDQINRFTELQKEAEVQSQSQTQLLLPPPLPSTIGDVES; encoded by the exons ATGGAGGAGGACAATAATGGCGGCTCCTTTCGGAGTTTGATCGACTTGGTGAACGATGTAGCTTCAATCTCAGACTACAGGTACGCGGTCAGAAAGCAGTATTGTAATTTAGCTAGGCGACTGAAGCTGTTGATCCCATTGTTTGAGGAGATGAGGGATATCAAGCAGCCGCTGCCTGATGATACCGTTAGAGCTCTTGCTTCGTTGAAAGAAGCTCTGGAATCGACCAAGGAGTTGCTTAGACAAGGGAGCGAGGGGAGCAAGATTTATCTG GCCTTGGATAGAGAGCAAATCTTGAATCAATTTCACGAGGTGACAGCTAGACTAGAGCAAGCTCTGAATGAAATTTCACATGAAGATCTTGACATATCTGATGAAGTTAAGGAGCAG GTTGAGCTTGTTCTCTCTCAATTCAGAAGAGCTAGAGGAAGGAATGATACACAAGATGCCGAGGTGTATGTTAACCTCAACTCTCTATATAACAACAACAGAGACTCTGCTGATCCTTCTATCTTGAAAGTACTGGCTGAGAAGTTGCAACTGATTGTTATAGCTGATCTTACTCAAGAGTCTCTTGCTTTACATGAAATGGTTTTGGCTAGTGATGGAGATCCAGGGGGGCGATTTGAGAAAATGTCAATattattgaagaaaataaaagattttatGCTAACTGAAAACCCTGAAATTGGTCTTTCTTCAAAAGAACAAAGTCATCCTCGCACTGGTGGACAAGTGTCTGCTGGTAAGAAAGATATAGTGTCCCTCCACATACCTGAAGACTTTCGGTGCCCCATATCCCTGGATTTGATGAAAGATCCCGTCATTGTCTCCACGGGACAG ACCTATGAACGTGCGTTCATTGAGAAGTGGCTGGCAGATGGACACTCGACATGCCCGAAAACTCAACAAGTTCTCACTAGCAAAATTCTTACACCAAATTATGTTTTACGTAGTCTCATAGCTCAATGGTGCGAGGTCAATGGGATTGAACCACCACAACGTTCCAGCAGTTCTCAGCCCAGTAAGTTGACTCCGGCTGAACGCTCCAAGTATGAAGCTCTACTCCACAAACTCGCATCAGGCAACATTGAAGACAAGCGATCTGCTGCTGGTGAGATTCGCCTTCTAGCCAAACGCAATGCAAATAATCGTGTGGCCATTGCTGAAGCTGGTGCAATCCCTCTCCTCGTTGATCTCCTTTCAACAACAGACCCCCTCACTCAAGAACATGCTGTGACAGCGTTACTTAACCTTTCAATTTGTGATAATAATAAGAGAAGCATCATGTCCTGTAGGGCAGTGCCTGCGATAGTCCATGTGCTGAAGTGGGGGAGTATGGAAGCACGTGAAAATGCTGCTGCCACTCTTTTCAGTCTCTCGGTTGTAGACGAATATAAAATAATGATCGGCGCATCGGGAGCCATTCTGCCACTTATTGCGCTACTCAATGAAGGTACTCAAAGGGGGAAGAAGGATGCTGCAACCGCTCTTTTCAACTTGTGTTTCTTCCAAGGGAACAAGATAAAGGCAGTCAGGGGTGGTGTTGTTTCCATACTGGTGCAGCTGTTGACAGAATCTAGAATAGGGATGGTAGATGAGGCACTAGCAATTTTAGCCATACTAGCCAGCAATTCGGAAGGGCGGGCTGCGATTGGAGCAGCCGAATCTGTCCCCATTTTAGTAAATTTCATTGGAACAGGATCCCCTAGGAACAGGGAAAATGCAGCTGCAGTTTTGGTGCATCTTTGCATGGGAGACAAACGACATCTCGTCAAAGCGAAGGAGCTCGGAGTGATTGGTTTGCTTATGGATTTGGCAGAAAATGGCACGGACCGAGGTAAGCGAAAAGCAACACAATTGCTTGACCAAATAAACAGGTTTACAGAGCTGCAGAAAGAGGCTGAGGTTCAATCCCAGTCTCAAACCCAGCTGTTGCTACCGCCGCCACTACCTTCCACAATCGGCGACGTCGAAAGCTGA